From Flavobacteriales bacterium, one genomic window encodes:
- the rplK gene encoding 50S ribosomal protein L11 yields the protein MAKVVSALIKLQIKGGSANPSPPVGPALGAKGVNIMDFCKQFNARTEDKRGKIVPAVITVYADKSFDFVIKTPPAAIELKEALKLKSGSSEPNRIKVGSVTWDQIRTIAEMKMTDLNAFKIESAMKMVAGTARSMGINVKGAKPF from the coding sequence ATGGCAAAGGTAGTATCAGCGTTAATTAAATTGCAAATTAAAGGAGGAAGTGCAAACCCTTCACCACCAGTAGGACCTGCTCTTGGAGCAAAAGGTGTGAATATCATGGATTTTTGCAAGCAATTTAATGCAAGAACAGAAGATAAGAGAGGTAAGATTGTACCTGCAGTTATTACGGTATATGCAGATAAATCGTTTGATTTTGTAATCAAAACTCCTCCTGCAGCAATAGAATTGAAAGAGGCTCTTAAGTTAAAGTCTGGATCTTCAGAACCTAATAGAATTAAAGTTGGGTCTGTTACTTGGGATCAGATTAGAACTATTGCTGAAATGAAAATGACAGATTTGAATGCTTTTAAAATAGAGTCGGCAATGAAGATGGTTGCAGGTACAGCTCGTAGTATGGGGATCAACGTAAAAGGTGCTAAACCGTTTTAA
- the rpoB gene encoding DNA-directed RNA polymerase subunit beta encodes MATEKRINFSRTKNKLEYPDFLDVQIQSYTDFFQINTAPEKRNNEGLYKVFAENFPITDSRNQFVLEFLGYSIDPPRYSLEECCERGLSYSLPLKAKLKLYCTDPEHEDFETIVQDVYLGTIPYMTPKGSFIINGAERVIVSQLHRSPGVFFGQNFHANGTKLYSARVIPFRGSWIEFTTDINHVMYAYIDRKKKLPVTTLLRAIGYESDKEILQIFDLADEMKVSKAALKKVIGRKLAARVLKTWIEDFVDEDTGEVVSIERNEMIIDRETVIEKEHIELILESETKSIILHKENVNTADYAIIYNTLQKDATNSGKEAVEYIYRQLRNTEPPDEETARGVIDKLFFSDKRYDLGEVGRYRINKKLNLDTPVDTKTLTREDIICIITYLIELVNSKADVDDIDHLSNRRVRTVGEQLFTQFGVGLSRMARTIRERMNVRDNEVFTPIDLINAKTLSSVINSFFGTNQLSQFMDQTNPLAEITHKRRLSALGPGGLSRERAGFEVRDVHYTHYGRLCTIETPEGPNIGLISSLCVYAKINKLGFIETPYRSVTDGKVDFVTVPKYLSAEEEDSHTIAQANAPIDDAGKFINKEVKARFEGDFPVVPPKDVDLIDVAPNQITSIAASLIPFLENDDANRALMGSNMQRQATPLLNPQAPVVGTGLEAKVAEDSRVLINAEGEGIIEYVDGDEIRVKYSRSKEDELISFDDTVKSYGLTKFKKTNQSTCINLRPIVVVGEKVRKGQVLCEGYATDNGELALGRNLKVAFMPWKGYNFEDAIVISQKVVKDDIFTSIHIDEYSMDVRDTKRGLEELTPDIPNVSEEATKDLDENGLIRIGAEVKEGDILIGKITPKGETDPSPEEKLLRAIFGDKAGDVKDASLKVSPSVNGIVIGKKLFTRALKERKHKTQDKSVIDAIESDHDAENARLKNLLVERLFSIVNGKTSQGVINHFNEEIIKKGTKYTQKLLQKVEYADIDSSRWTTDSDKNNVIKKLLHNYNVKFNEELGEFRRKKFAITVGDELPSGIVKMAKVYIAQKRKLKVGDKMAGRHGNKGIVAKIVREEDMPFLEDGTAVDIVLNPLGVPSRMNLGQIYETVLGWAGVQTGVKFATPIFDGASVEEIGKYVKDAGLPEYGMTYLYDGGTGDKFDQPATVGVIYMIKLHHLIDDKMHARSIGPYSLITQQPLGGKAQFGGQRFGEMEVWAVEAFGAANILQELLTIKSDDVSGRAKAYEAIVKGEAMPTPGVPESFSVLLHELRGLGLNIALE; translated from the coding sequence ATGGCTACAGAAAAGAGGATTAATTTTTCGAGAACGAAAAATAAGTTAGAGTACCCTGACTTTCTTGATGTGCAAATCCAGTCGTATACGGACTTTTTTCAGATTAACACTGCACCTGAAAAGAGAAACAACGAAGGTCTCTATAAAGTTTTCGCTGAAAACTTCCCTATAACTGATTCACGGAATCAGTTTGTATTGGAGTTTTTGGGATATTCTATAGATCCACCTAGATATTCTTTAGAGGAATGTTGTGAGCGTGGTTTATCTTATAGCTTGCCGTTAAAGGCAAAGCTTAAGCTGTATTGTACTGATCCTGAACATGAGGATTTCGAAACAATTGTGCAAGATGTATATTTGGGAACTATCCCTTATATGACTCCTAAAGGTTCGTTTATAATAAACGGAGCAGAAAGAGTTATCGTTTCGCAATTGCATAGATCGCCTGGTGTTTTCTTTGGTCAAAATTTTCATGCAAATGGTACAAAACTGTACTCTGCAAGGGTAATTCCTTTTAGAGGATCTTGGATTGAGTTTACGACGGATATTAATCACGTAATGTATGCGTATATCGATCGTAAGAAAAAGTTACCTGTTACTACTTTGCTTAGGGCAATTGGTTATGAGAGTGACAAAGAGATCCTTCAGATCTTTGACTTGGCTGATGAAATGAAAGTTAGCAAAGCCGCTCTTAAGAAAGTTATCGGTAGAAAACTTGCTGCAAGAGTATTAAAAACTTGGATCGAGGATTTTGTTGATGAGGATACTGGTGAGGTTGTTTCTATCGAAAGAAATGAAATGATAATCGATAGAGAGACTGTTATTGAAAAAGAGCATATCGAACTTATTCTTGAATCTGAAACTAAATCAATCATCCTACACAAGGAGAATGTAAATACTGCTGACTATGCAATTATTTACAATACTTTACAAAAGGATGCTACGAATTCTGGTAAAGAAGCTGTAGAATATATCTATCGTCAGTTAAGAAATACTGAGCCTCCAGATGAGGAAACTGCAAGAGGTGTAATTGATAAATTATTCTTCTCTGATAAACGGTATGATTTAGGTGAAGTTGGTCGATACAGAATTAATAAGAAATTAAACTTAGATACACCTGTAGATACAAAGACTTTAACTAGAGAAGATATTATTTGCATAATAACTTATTTGATCGAGTTGGTTAACTCAAAAGCAGATGTTGATGATATTGATCATTTAAGTAATAGAAGAGTAAGAACTGTTGGTGAGCAACTGTTCACTCAATTCGGTGTTGGGCTTTCAAGAATGGCTAGAACTATTCGTGAAAGAATGAATGTTCGAGATAATGAGGTTTTTACTCCTATCGATTTGATTAATGCAAAGACTCTGTCCTCTGTTATTAATTCATTCTTTGGAACTAACCAGTTGTCACAGTTTATGGATCAAACGAATCCATTAGCTGAGATTACGCACAAAAGAAGACTTTCTGCACTTGGACCAGGTGGTTTATCAAGAGAAAGAGCTGGTTTTGAGGTAAGGGATGTTCATTATACGCATTATGGTAGACTTTGTACTATTGAAACTCCAGAGGGACCAAACATTGGTTTGATATCTTCTCTTTGCGTATACGCGAAAATTAATAAGCTTGGATTCATTGAAACACCTTACCGAAGTGTTACTGATGGTAAAGTGGATTTCGTTACAGTTCCTAAGTATTTAAGTGCGGAGGAAGAGGATTCTCATACAATCGCTCAAGCGAATGCTCCTATTGATGATGCTGGAAAGTTCATTAATAAGGAAGTTAAAGCAAGATTCGAGGGTGATTTTCCTGTTGTGCCACCGAAGGATGTCGATTTAATTGATGTTGCTCCTAATCAGATTACGTCTATTGCTGCATCTTTAATTCCATTCTTAGAGAATGATGATGCGAATAGAGCCCTGATGGGATCGAATATGCAACGTCAAGCTACACCATTATTAAATCCACAAGCTCCTGTAGTCGGAACTGGATTGGAAGCCAAAGTTGCTGAAGATTCTAGAGTTCTAATTAATGCAGAAGGCGAAGGTATTATCGAATATGTTGATGGAGATGAAATTCGAGTTAAATATAGTAGAAGCAAAGAAGATGAATTAATCAGCTTTGATGATACTGTAAAAAGCTATGGGTTAACAAAATTCAAGAAAACGAATCAAAGTACTTGTATTAACTTGAGGCCAATTGTTGTAGTAGGTGAGAAGGTAAGAAAAGGTCAGGTGTTATGTGAGGGTTATGCTACGGATAACGGTGAGTTAGCTTTAGGTCGTAACTTAAAAGTAGCTTTTATGCCTTGGAAAGGGTATAACTTTGAGGATGCAATTGTGATCTCTCAAAAGGTTGTTAAAGACGATATCTTTACCTCTATACACATAGATGAATATTCTATGGACGTAAGAGATACTAAACGTGGTTTAGAGGAACTTACTCCTGATATTCCTAATGTAAGTGAAGAAGCAACGAAGGATCTAGATGAAAATGGATTGATTCGTATCGGTGCTGAAGTTAAAGAAGGAGATATCTTAATTGGGAAAATAACCCCTAAAGGAGAAACGGATCCTTCTCCTGAAGAGAAACTATTGAGAGCAATTTTTGGAGATAAAGCAGGAGATGTTAAAGATGCCTCATTAAAAGTATCGCCGTCTGTTAACGGTATCGTAATTGGTAAGAAATTATTTACTAGAGCTCTTAAAGAGAGAAAGCATAAAACACAAGATAAATCTGTAATTGATGCAATCGAGTCTGATCATGATGCTGAGAATGCTAGGTTAAAGAACTTGTTAGTGGAGAGATTGTTTTCTATCGTGAATGGTAAGACTTCGCAAGGTGTAATTAATCACTTTAATGAAGAGATCATCAAGAAAGGAACAAAATACACACAAAAACTTCTTCAAAAAGTTGAGTATGCTGATATCGATTCAAGTAGATGGACTACAGACTCAGATAAAAATAACGTCATTAAAAAATTATTACATAACTACAATGTAAAGTTTAATGAAGAGTTAGGTGAATTCAGAAGAAAGAAGTTTGCTATAACGGTTGGTGATGAATTGCCCTCTGGTATTGTTAAAATGGCTAAAGTTTATATTGCTCAAAAAAGGAAACTTAAAGTGGGTGATAAAATGGCTGGACGTCATGGTAATAAAGGTATCGTTGCTAAAATAGTTAGAGAAGAGGATATGCCTTTCTTGGAAGATGGTACTGCTGTTGATATTGTACTTAATCCACTTGGTGTACCTTCTAGGATGAACTTAGGCCAGATTTATGAAACGGTTCTTGGTTGGGCTGGTGTGCAAACAGGTGTTAAGTTTGCAACTCCCATTTTTGATGGAGCATCTGTTGAGGAAATTGGCAAATATGTGAAAGATGCTGGATTACCAGAATATGGTATGACATATCTATATGATGGTGGTACAGGTGATAAATTTGATCAGCCTGCGACAGTTGGTGTGATCTATATGATTAAACTACATCACTTGATTGATGATAAAATGCATGCGAGATCAATTGGGCCATATTCACTCATTACACAACAACCTCTTGGTGGTAAAGCACAGTTTGGTGGTCAACGTTTTGGAGAGATGGAAGTTTGGGCAGTTGAAGCATTCGGTGCGGCAAATATTCTTCAAGAATTATTGACTATAAAATCAGATGATGTTAGTGGTAGAGCGAAAGCTTATGAAGCTATCGTTAAAGGAGAGGCAATGCCTACACCTGGAGTTCCTGAGTCCTTCAGTGTATTATTGCATGAACTTAGAGGATTAGGATTGAATATAGCATTAGAGTAA
- the nusG gene encoding transcription termination/antitermination factor NusG — protein sequence MTEEVKIETSNKKWYVVRAISGKEKKVKAYIELEISRLKMTKYVGQILIPTEKVYQIRKGKKVSKERNFFPGYILIEAELVGEIVFAIKNVTNVIGFLGTKAGDPVPLRQTEVNRILGKVDEMAETAEIMNIPFIVGESVKVIDGPFSSFSGTIEEINEEKKKLKVMVKIFGRKTPLELSYMQVEKEM from the coding sequence ATGACTGAAGAAGTTAAAATAGAAACCTCAAATAAAAAATGGTACGTAGTGCGTGCTATTAGTGGGAAGGAAAAGAAAGTTAAAGCTTATATAGAGCTTGAGATTTCTCGTCTGAAGATGACTAAATATGTTGGTCAGATTCTTATTCCTACAGAAAAGGTCTATCAGATAAGGAAAGGAAAGAAAGTTAGCAAGGAGCGAAATTTTTTCCCTGGTTATATTCTTATTGAAGCGGAATTGGTTGGAGAGATTGTTTTTGCAATTAAAAATGTAACCAATGTTATTGGATTTTTGGGAACTAAAGCTGGAGACCCAGTTCCATTAAGACAAACTGAGGTTAATAGAATATTAGGAAAGGTTGATGAAATGGCTGAAACTGCTGAAATAATGAATATTCCATTCATTGTTGGTGAGTCAGTTAAAGTCATCGACGGTCCGTTTAGTAGCTTCTCGGGTACGATTGAAGAAATTAATGAGGAGAAGAAGAAACTTAAAGTGATGGTTAAGATTTTCGGTAGAAAAACACCATTGGAGTTAAGCTATATGCAGGTTGAAAAAGAAATGTAA
- the rplL gene encoding 50S ribosomal protein L7/L12 codes for MADLKSFADQLVSLSVKEVNELAGILKDEHGIEPAAAAVAVAGPGAGAAEEAGEEQTEFDVVLTEAGGSKLAVVKLVKELTGLGLKEAKEMVDGAPKAIKEAVSKDEAESLKAKLEEAGASVELK; via the coding sequence ATGGCAGATTTAAAATCATTTGCAGATCAACTAGTAAGTTTATCAGTAAAAGAAGTCAATGAGTTGGCTGGAATCTTGAAAGATGAGCACGGTATCGAACCAGCGGCAGCAGCAGTTGCAGTAGCAGGTCCTGGAGCAGGAGCAGCTGAAGAAGCAGGTGAGGAACAAACTGAATTCGATGTAGTTTTAACTGAAGCAGGTGGTTCAAAATTAGCAGTAGTAAAATTAGTTAAAGAACTAACTGGTTTAGGTCTTAAAGAGGCAAAAGAAATGGTAGACGGAGCACCGAAAGCTATTAAAGAAGCAGTGTCTAAGGACGAAGCTGAGTCTCTTAAAGCAAAATTAGAAGAAGCTGGAGCTTCAGTTGAATTAAAATAA
- a CDS encoding 50S ribosomal protein L1 gives MARLTKKKKEAQGKYDAEKQYSLLEAAGIVKDITNTNFDSSIEISVRLNVNPTKANEMVRGNVALPHGLGKEVTVLVLCTPDKEEEAKAAGADFVGLDDYIEKIRGGWTDIDSIITMPSIMGKIGALGKVLGPRGLMPNPKTGTVTMEVGKAVTAIKAGKIDFKVDKTGIIHSAVGKASFDKEKISENANELIQTIIKLKPASTKGIYIKSLSMCSTMSTSVSVDTKTL, from the coding sequence ATGGCTAGATTAACAAAAAAGAAAAAAGAGGCGCAAGGTAAATACGATGCTGAAAAGCAATATTCGTTACTTGAGGCTGCTGGAATAGTAAAGGATATTACTAATACAAACTTTGATTCAAGCATTGAAATAAGTGTTCGGTTAAATGTAAATCCAACAAAGGCAAATGAAATGGTAAGAGGTAATGTTGCTCTTCCTCATGGTCTTGGTAAGGAAGTTACAGTTTTAGTATTATGTACTCCAGACAAGGAAGAGGAAGCTAAAGCAGCTGGTGCTGATTTTGTTGGGTTGGATGATTATATTGAGAAGATCAGAGGTGGTTGGACAGATATTGATTCAATTATTACTATGCCTAGCATAATGGGTAAAATTGGCGCATTAGGAAAAGTTTTAGGACCACGTGGATTAATGCCTAACCCTAAAACAGGTACAGTTACAATGGAAGTTGGGAAGGCTGTTACTGCAATTAAAGCGGGTAAGATTGATTTTAAAGTAGATAAAACTGGGATTATTCATTCTGCTGTTGGAAAGGCTTCTTTTGATAAAGAAAAAATTTCTGAGAATGCAAATGAGCTTATTCAAACTATTATTAAGTTGAAGCCTGCATCTACAAAGGGTATTTACATTAAAAGTTTATCAATGTGTAGTACGATGAGTACTTCTGTCTCGGTTGACACGAAAACATTGTAA
- the secE gene encoding preprotein translocase subunit SecE: MGLNTYFKATWDELVNKVSWPTWQELQSSAIVVMVASLIIALIIGMMDKSFSTIMQMFYDMMS, from the coding sequence ATGGGACTGAATACCTATTTTAAAGCGACATGGGACGAGTTAGTCAACAAAGTGTCATGGCCAACATGGCAAGAATTGCAGAGTAGCGCAATTGTGGTTATGGTTGCATCGTTGATTATTGCATTGATCATTGGAATGATGGATAAATCTTTTAGCACTATCATGCAGATGTTTTACGACATGATGAGCTAA
- a CDS encoding 50S ribosomal protein L10, translating into MTRAEKDQLIGSLTTELANSANLYITDISGMDMVGTSKLRKMCFDKNVTLSVTKNTLLKRAMENSETDYSELYDVLKGNTAIMFSESASEPAKLIEKFRKKKDRPYVKAAFIEETVYIGDENLKMLSNIKSKNEMIGEVIGILQSPAKNVISALQSGGQTLSGIVKTLGERQE; encoded by the coding sequence ATGACAAGAGCGGAAAAAGATCAGTTAATAGGAAGCTTAACTACAGAGCTAGCAAATAGCGCCAATTTATATATTACCGATATATCCGGAATGGATATGGTAGGCACAAGTAAGTTGCGTAAAATGTGCTTCGACAAGAATGTGACTTTATCGGTTACGAAAAACACATTGTTGAAAAGAGCAATGGAGAATTCGGAAACAGATTACTCCGAGTTATACGATGTGTTAAAAGGAAACACAGCTATTATGTTTTCTGAAAGTGCAAGTGAGCCAGCTAAACTAATAGAGAAGTTTAGAAAGAAAAAGGATAGGCCTTATGTTAAAGCTGCTTTCATTGAAGAGACAGTATACATTGGTGATGAGAATTTGAAAATGTTAAGTAACATCAAGTCTAAAAACGAAATGATTGGGGAAGTGATTGGAATACTTCAATCTCCAGCTAAAAATGTTATTTCTGCTCTTCAATCAGGAGGACAGACATTATCGGGAATTGTTAAAACCTTAGGGGAGAGACAAGAATAA